In Clostridium sp. SY8519, one genomic interval encodes:
- the lgt gene encoding prolipoprotein diacylglyceryl transferase: MDYRIIFPHLHLYLRHVPKSIHVFGFEIALYGIVIATGMVLATLLVMAVARRTGQTPDDYLNLAILGIIISVICARLYYVAFSWDLYKDHPLSILNIRQGGLAIYGGVIGAVFSAWLYARIKKLNMRLVFDTAVLGLVLGQIIGRWGNFFNREAFGGYTDGLLAMRLPVSAVRASDISSALAEHQMTIDGIQYIQVHPTFLYESLWNLALLILLLLWTRHKKFNGEVFCLYLVGYGIGRAWIEGLRTDQLLIPGTSLAVSQVLSVILAALGVLLLLIGRRVHRRQKTAGTQS, translated from the coding sequence ATGGATTACAGGATTATTTTTCCTCATCTGCACCTGTATCTGCGGCATGTGCCGAAAAGTATCCATGTATTCGGGTTTGAAATCGCCCTGTATGGAATCGTCATCGCCACCGGCATGGTGCTTGCCACGCTGCTGGTGATGGCGGTGGCCCGCCGGACGGGACAGACACCGGATGACTACCTGAATCTGGCCATCCTGGGCATTATCATTTCCGTGATCTGTGCCCGGCTGTATTACGTGGCTTTTTCCTGGGATCTCTATAAGGATCATCCGCTGTCGATTCTGAATATCCGTCAGGGCGGCCTGGCGATATACGGAGGCGTAATCGGGGCAGTGTTTTCTGCCTGGCTGTATGCGCGGATCAAAAAGTTGAATATGCGGCTGGTATTTGATACGGCGGTTCTCGGCCTGGTCCTTGGACAGATCATCGGCCGCTGGGGCAATTTCTTCAATCGGGAAGCCTTCGGCGGCTATACCGACGGACTCCTGGCCATGCGCCTGCCGGTCAGCGCAGTGCGGGCTTCGGATATCAGTTCGGCGCTGGCGGAACATCAGATGACTATTGACGGCATACAGTACATCCAGGTGCACCCCACCTTTCTCTATGAGTCATTGTGGAACCTGGCACTGCTGATTCTGTTGCTGCTCTGGACCAGACATAAAAAATTCAACGGAGAAGTGTTCTGCCTGTACCTGGTGGGATACGGCATCGGCCGCGCCTGGATTGAAGGGCTGCGTACAGACCAGCTCCTGATACCGGGAACTTCGCTGGCTGTGTCTCAGGTGCTTTCCGTGATTCTGGCGGCGCTTGGCGTGCTTTTGCTGCTGATCGGCCGCCGGGTGCACAGAAGACAGAAAACGGCCGGAACGCAGAGCTGA